The following nucleotide sequence is from Takifugu flavidus isolate HTHZ2018 chromosome 4, ASM371156v2, whole genome shotgun sequence.
ATTGAAGCCATTATGGTGCGTAACGCCCGaagcctccaccccccccccccgaccgcACGTTTGATTCCCGTCGGCTGGCGGGCGAAAACGCGTCTGATTTCTCTGTGCCGCTGTCTTTGCAGTCTTGCGACGACAGGGGCGGCGTTTCGTACCAGTCGCTGCTGAAGTACATCGGGAAAAAGTACCCGGGGATGGAGATCGAGAAGAAGAAGTTTCTCATCAAGAAGGCGATGAAGAAACATTTGGAGAAGGGAACCATCAAACAGGTAGAGGAGGCTCGTCGACGGGGCCGCGGAACGCTCCAAGCTGCTCCCCGTAATGGCTCGCGGGTCACGGGTGGTTCCGCTAATCCGTGTCTttctttgtcctctctgtccaccAGCTCAAAGGAAAAGGCCTTTCAGGAACCTTTGCCATCAGGAACAAGCCTGTCCTGTCTAAGGTAAGTCGGAGCCCAGCTAATGCAGCTAGCGCCGCGGCGGGGTGGTAAAATCAGCAGTTTAACCCGGGTCCAGCTTGAGTCTTGGGACAGATGAGGAGTCTGATGCCGAGGAGTCGTTTGGGTTGCGTGTCCCATGTTTGTGTGCGAGACTGCGATGTGTTCAGGGACGTCTCTCCCGTTTCCAGAAAGCCGCTCAGAAAATGGTGTCGCTGGGAGACGCCCTCCCGCTCATCATCACACGGCTCTGTGAGCCAAAAGAGGCCTCCTATAACCTCATCAAGAAGTACCTGGAGCAGCACTTCCCCAATCTAAATATCGAGAACAGGTGATCCCATCGGTCCGGAGTAATCCATCGACTCTTAACCTCTGGCTAAATGCTTTCCTAACCGGTTCGTTGTCAGGCCGGACGTGCTGAGGACCGCCCTGGTTAAAGCGGTGGAGAGGAGACAACTGGAGCGCATCACTGGCAAAGGAGCCAGCGGGACCTTCCAGGTGAAGCAGTTTAGCCCCCCTCGTTTTTCagcactttcctttttttgaaaGCTTTCACCCTTTTTGGTGATTGGCACTAACGCGCTAAAACTGTCACAGTTGAAGCGTACTGGGAACAAGGTCCTGCTGAAGGGCGGAGTCTTGGAGGACGCCATCACGGCTGCCATCACGGCCATGAACGAACCCAAAACCTGCAGTACCACGACCCTACGCCGATACCTCATCGACGCCAACAAGGATAAGAAGGAGTATCAGCTAGGTAAGAGACCGCTGCTGTCATTATTACGGGTAGTGGGAAGTGGTTCATTTGTTTGGGAGCAGCAAATCGGCTCGGGACTGGTGGGAAACcagttttcctgtttgtgtctctgcgcTACGCGCGtctgtccactagagggcgccgtGACGCACCAATAGGACCAGTGTGTCGCAAAGTTGTATTGAAAGTAAAGGTCTATTTTGGTCTTGTTGTGACATTTGGGTAAGAAGATGGCTGTAATTGttggtttctgtcctccagtggCTCATCTGAGGAGAACCCTGACCAAGTGTAAAGTGCTCGGCTGGATGGAGCAGATCACTGGTCATGGCTTCAATGGAACCTACCAGCTCTCTTTCCCCTTTTATCCCAGGTACGTGAACCGGCTTTGATCATTGGACGTCTGCGTGTCCTCCTCTAACTGCTGCGTTTGTCTCCTGAAGCCCGACGGTCCTCTACCCTGACATGTTCAAACAGCCGCCCCCAAAGCGAAAGCAACCAGCCGCGTCGTCTTcttctgaagaagaggaggatgaagaggaggaggacgacgacgacgacgacgaagaAACGGAGGATGAAGCTCCCTCTCGTAAAAGGTGAGCACTCGGTAAAAGAGATCTCTGAAGATTCCATCGATTTAATCCCAGCCAGTGTCAACTGGAGGATTTGGAATCAACCAGTTCCAGATAAACGGTGAAGAAAATAGTCCCAAGGCCTCAGTTaacctctcccccctcctccgtgACACGCGCCCCCTTGTGGACAGAggtgccgccgccgcctccgttTGAGGCTCAAAGTCTTCTGAAAACTCTTGTTGGAACTCAGAACCGGGCGTTCTTCTGTCCTCTTGTCGTTTGTCCTCAGGAGACCCGTGAAGAGGCCTCCGCCTAAAGTTCGCCACCCTCCGCCCACCAAGAAAGCTCGCAGCGCCGCTCAGTCCAGAGCTGCGGGCAGGAGGCGCACCCTGGTCAAAAAGTCTCCGGCCAAGAAAGCCACGCCCCCCGCCGTCCTGACCGGCAGGAAAGCAAAGGTTGTGAAGGAGCCCTCGCCgccaccaccgccaccgcccAAAAAAGCCACGCCCGTCAAGAAAAGCGCTCCGCCCCGAAAGACCAAAACGCCCGCCGTAAAAAAGCTGAGCAAACGCGGCTCCAAGCAGCCCAAGGGGGGCGAGTCGTCCGCGAAGGAGGACGCAGGCGCCCCCGAGAAGAGGAGGGGCGCGTCCCGGCGTTCCAAGCCCGACGACTCGCCCGCCGAGGAGCCCGCCGCGAAGAAGGCAGCGACCAAAGCCGGCTCCAGGCAGCCCGACGAGCCCGCAAACAAAAAGGTGGCAAAGAGCAGCAAGCAGACGACGCGCAAGTCCAAGAGGGGGAAGCACTGAGGCCGGAGGGCCTGACGGACTGGGCCTCCCGCTGGAGCTCGCCGGCTTTTGTACTGATGTTTTCCCAGTTCGGGGCGCtagggtttgttttgttttttttaatgtttctgttgTAGGTAAAGAAGGTTACCCTGCCCGTTACGGAGTTTCAACTTTAATCAAAACGCGCGTAGAAAACTCGGTTAGCGATTCGCGTTCCAGCTGCCGGAGCAGCGAAAGCCAAGAACCCAAACTAGAGCCGCTTCGTGAGTCCTGACTTTTAGACTTTTCTGTTTcgatttcctttttattttattttattttttataccGTTTCCCATCCGGTCAAGAGGAAGCACACATCCCCAACATGAAAACGAGTGTTACGAAAGGTCCAGTTGGCATTTAACCAATGAACCATATTGTTCTTTTTAAGAGATTTTAAGAGATTTTAAGGTTTAATCCCTTTGGCCAGCCAGGAAAGTGAGAATGTGAGTTTTTATCCATGATGCTTATTTTCCCACTACGACTCCGATCCGCAGGCGTTGGGCTTTAGCTTAGCAACGCTGACGGCAGTCATTAAACATCGGTAGGGACACCTTGTCTTTTTCAATCTGTGTTTAGAGGAGCCAAATCTCTGGATAAATCCGTTTTATCTTCAGTACCGGACCGTACGCCCGTGATTTGTGAAGAACAGGACACTAGCTCAGACGTACCCTGCATGTAATGTATTCCTTGTGTTGTTACACTGTTTTTTCCAAGTCATTAATAAATGGctatatttgtaaaaaaaaaatgagaataaaatccagctttgctgtttttcttaCTGTGGGGTGAAAATGAGTCGAGATTCATCTGCACTTAAAAGCACGTTTAATCCGCGCTGGAGGGAGTTGACGCCTCCCGTTTCCATAGCAACCCGGCCGAGGTGGATTCCTATAATATTGTTTGCCCTTAGAACACGCAACGACGGTATTTGATGCCATAAGGCGCAGATTAAAATGAGCATTATTTGTTTATTATGGATCCCTGCCGACGGTCCGGTCCTGGGATCGGTGACGTCACGGACATAGATTGCGCAACGGGCGGGAATGTCGGGAAATGTGGAGATGAGACAGCGGCGGGGGGAGGAACGGAGGATCTTCACGGGCCTCCCAGGCGTGTGCGTCCATGAAGATAagacctcctcttcctcctgcgccCCCCGCCCCGCCTCGGTTCAGGACCAGCGGCGCACCTGGATCAGGTAAATGTGACGGGAACTCGGGTGCCATTTCCGTAGTTGAGTGAAGAAgactgtggaggaggaaggcgGCGGCTGGAGGCTCCTCTGAGACACGTTTCCGCCCTGAGGTGAaaacttttctctttatttcgcGTCTTTTCTCACCGCGGTCACCGGCGGATGGATACCAACGTTTGCCGGTGGGCAAATCCCGCCAGTCTAATCCGCGCAGACCTATAAATGTTCCCCGGAGTGTCAGTGACAGTTGCAGTCGGCCACGCTGGTTGATTTAATTATCTGATCAGCGCGGACAATGGTTGTGCATAAATACGCGTCCCTAAATCAGAGTTTCTCAccgtttcctcttttttcttcctaaaACTAAGAGGGCAGCATGGGTGAGGCCCCGGGGAGAGAAGACGGCACCGTGACGCGTTCAGCGGAGGTAACGCCacgggtttgtttgtttgtttgtttcgttggttgtttgtttgtcctaACCGCGCGTGTCCCGTGTGAAGTACGTGGGCTCGTTTCCCGTGGACGACCTGTGCTTGGATGATCAGATCGTGCAGCTCCACACTCAGCTGAAGGCCCTAAAAGTGAGTTTGGAACAAAACGACGGCAAAGTTTGGTGGATGGTGTCACAAATGTTGCCGCTCAATCCATCAGTCCTGCAGAAGGAGGAGGCCTGTCTCCGTCAGGTTCTCAATCAAAGGAGTCAAAATATACGACGAGGACGAGACGGTAAGTCTTggttatttgttgttgttgctcagaACCTGCTGGATCCGTTCTGAGGCTTGTCTCTTGCAGACCCTCCTGATGGCCCACGCCCTGCGCCGGGTCTCCCTCTCCACTGCCCGGCCCGTTGATGCCCAGTTTGCCTTTGTCTCCCACAATCCCGGCAGCGTGGACGCCCAACTCTACTGCCATGTCTTTAGAGCTCGACATGCCAGAGCAGTAAGAGCCTGTGGTGTCTTGGTGTGATGGAGgccatctctccctcctctggtgACCACGATCCTGTCACTTTTTGTGGTTTCTGCTTCCTGGTGGGCGTTCCTTCCTATCTCAGGAAAGCCAACGATGCTGCACAAGCATGGCATCGTGTGCAGGAGTACTGGTCTTACTGGTTGGGGCATGTTTTGGTTTGGTGTGGGCACTACTAGCG
It contains:
- the hp1bp3 gene encoding heterochromatin protein 1-binding protein 3 isoform X2, which translates into the protein MPIRRAAATPSQEKTPSTAAEKEPEASPEESPAADEEAAASSAAASEPEEADAPGKPEAAENGEKTDGAAGEEKGEAAEKKELKDGYKYEKTKVKKVKRTIPAWASISGSKKVPVTNFSGTQHKVDDILIEAIMSCDDRGGVSYQSLLKYIGKKYPGMEIEKKKFLIKKAMKKHLEKGTIKQLKGKGLSGTFAIRNKPVLSKKAAQKMVSLGDALPLIITRLCEPKEASYNLIKKYLEQHFPNLNIENRPDVLRTALVKAVERRQLERITGKGASGTFQLKRTGNKVLLKGGVLEDAITAAITAMNEPKTCSTTTLRRYLIDANKDKKEYQLVAHLRRTLTKCKVLGWMEQITGHGFNGTYQLSFPFYPSPTVLYPDMFKQPPPKRKQPAASSSSEEEEDEEEEDDDDDDEETEDEAPSRKRRPVKRPPPKVRHPPPTKKARSAAQSRAAGRRRTLVKKSPAKKATPPAVLTGRKAKVVKEPSPPPPPPPKKATPVKKSAPPRKTKTPAVKKLSKRGSKQPKGGESSAKEDAGAPEKRRGASRRSKPDDSPAEEPAAKKAATKAGSRQPDEPANKKVAKSSKQTTRKSKRGKH
- the hp1bp3 gene encoding heterochromatin protein 1-binding protein 3 isoform X1; protein product: MPIRRAAATPSQEKTPSTAAEKEPEASPEESPAADEEAAASSAAASEPEEADAPGKPEAAENGEKTDGAAGEEKGEAAEKKDDKCKDCAAGQCATHCYVLLLRLKDGYKYEKTKVKKVKRTIPAWASISGSKKVPVTNFSGTQHKVDDILIEAIMSCDDRGGVSYQSLLKYIGKKYPGMEIEKKKFLIKKAMKKHLEKGTIKQLKGKGLSGTFAIRNKPVLSKKAAQKMVSLGDALPLIITRLCEPKEASYNLIKKYLEQHFPNLNIENRPDVLRTALVKAVERRQLERITGKGASGTFQLKRTGNKVLLKGGVLEDAITAAITAMNEPKTCSTTTLRRYLIDANKDKKEYQLVAHLRRTLTKCKVLGWMEQITGHGFNGTYQLSFPFYPSPTVLYPDMFKQPPPKRKQPAASSSSEEEEDEEEEDDDDDDEETEDEAPSRKRRPVKRPPPKVRHPPPTKKARSAAQSRAAGRRRTLVKKSPAKKATPPAVLTGRKAKVVKEPSPPPPPPPKKATPVKKSAPPRKTKTPAVKKLSKRGSKQPKGGESSAKEDAGAPEKRRGASRRSKPDDSPAEEPAAKKAATKAGSRQPDEPANKKVAKSSKQTTRKSKRGKH